A portion of the Ricinus communis isolate WT05 ecotype wild-type chromosome 10, ASM1957865v1, whole genome shotgun sequence genome contains these proteins:
- the LOC8283067 gene encoding A-kinase anchor protein 200: MDFHSLARKELQALCKKNKIPANMTNVAMADALKALEKVDGLDEVINAPRSDPQQSPEKTGNPEPRTVCRTSTRRKPINVEPESSQLPTRTRRTTKKTSAAEEAEQENNNENLLETPAVSTSRRRVTAASARRKIDTQLMESVEDEKAAVGEEKSDVPETPAIRSSRSKAPVVSTKKKIEEKSVQRVYGTRHSVRLLEKSLADLSVKEKRTVEVVKIEGLCEETDHVEQQKGVPGGDSEIDESLENEGELKHEFQEENKTITDHEVTDYAKLEIGSESCTNLDSHSGLDAEDKDDDSSGESLLRQVETSDRALDMNDEPIHENGPDVVITENSHSVTAALEPETEREVTDNQDSLVAQVSDDSVAFIMEADHISIVNATDEVSDEVVDLVTPKVSEVEGQVSMEVRNLSEVVSECSKMNSKEDEVHGSYDMVTENSETVIAALEPEIEKEMIENRDSLVVQASDDSAMETEHISIVNAATEVSVEVVDLLNPKVSEVEGQVCVEVMDLSAVVGESSEMNSMEDKQHLDAASEEDSDGDDIEEESDGYETDSICDSNVTEAKESAMIAQEFSSSSDSDNTPRSVKQKSPFCSLIADSEVPAEECAHDSIQTLDKSPYKPLVSGDTSTGSIVSSPFAINTIQVQFPRPTALTPKKSSTKKQATIQKIILADINKENIDNSGRKVEPKKNKTKKQNNYEGFSLNKLRKEFKELRIAKNNNGGRNVSEVETRSALQILPEN; encoded by the exons ATGGATTTTCACAGTCTTGCAAGGAAAGAGCTTCAAGCTCTCTGCAAGAAGAACAAGATCCCCGCTAATATGACCAATGTTGCCATGGCTGATGCTCTCAAAGCTCTTGAGAAG GTGGACGGACTTGATGAAGTCATCAATGCACCCAGGTCAGATCCTCAACAATCCCCAGAAAAAACTGGTAATCCGGAGCCTCGAACTGTATGCCGAACCTCAACTAGGAGAAAACCCATTAATGTTGAGCCTGAAAGTTCACAACTTCCGACTCGTACTCGACGTACAACAAAAAAAACTAGTGCTGCTGAAGAAGCTgaacaagaaaacaacaatgAAAATCTACTGGAGACTCCTGCGGTGTCAACTAGCCGAAGAAGGGTAACAGCTGCTTCAGCTCGCAGAAAAATTGATACCCAATTGATGGAAAGTGTAGAGGATGAGAAAGCAGCAGTAGGTGAAGAGAAGAGTGATGTACCGGAGACTCCAGCAATACGGAGCTCCCGCAGTAAGGCCCCAGTAGTTTCAACtaagaagaaaatagaagagAAATCGGTGCAGAGAGTTTACGGTACAAGGCACTCAGTGAGGTTGTTGGAGAAAAGCTTGGCAGATTTGAGCgtgaaagagaaaaggacaGTTGAAGTTGTGAAGATTGAGGGGTTGTGCGAGGAAACTGACCACGTTGAACAGCAGAAGGGCGTGCCAG GAGGTGATTCTGAGATCGATGAGTCACTAGAGAATGAGGGTGAATTGAAGCATGAATTTCAAGAGGAAAACAAGACTATTACTGACCATGAAGTAACAGACTATGCGAAATTGGAAATAGGTTCCGAGAGTTGCACTAACTTGGATAGTCATTCAGGATTAGATGCAGAGGACAAAGATGATGATAGTTCAGGTGAATCACTTCTTCGGCAAGTTGAAACCTCAGACAGGGCGCTAGATATGAATGACGAGCCCATTCATGAAAACG GACCAGATGTTGTGATAACTGAAAATTCACATTCTGTGACTGCTGCTTTGGAGCCAGAAACTGAGAGGGAAGTGACTGACAATCAAGATTCTTTGGTTGCACAAGTGTCCGATGATAGTGTTGCTTTTATCATGGAAGCAGATCATATTTCAATTGTTAATGCTACTGATGAAGTTTCTGATGAAGTCGTTGATTTAGTGACCCCTAAGGTATCTGAAGTTGAGGGCCAAGTTTCTATGGAAGTCAGGAACTTGTCTGAAGTTGTGAGCGAATGCTCTAAGATGAACTCAAAGGAAGATGAGGTGCATGGTAGCTATGATATGGTAACTGAAAATTCAGAGACTGTCATTGCTGCTTTGGAGCCAGAAATTGAGAAGGAAATGATTGAAAATCGAGATTCGTTGGTTGTACAAGCGTCTGATGACAGTGCTATGGAAACAGAACATATCTCAATTGTTAATGCAGCTACTGAAGTATCTGTTGAAGTCGTTGATTTACTGAACCCTAAGGTATCTGAAGTTGAGGGCCAAGTTTGTGTTGAAGTGATGGACTTATCTGCAGTTGTGGGTGAAAGCTCTGAAATGAACTCGATGGAAGACAAGCAGCATTTAGATGCTGCCAGTGAGGAAGATTCTGATGGAGATGACATCGAGGAAGAGTCTGATGGCTATGAGACCGATAGCATATGTGATTCGAATGTAACTGAAGCTAAAGAATCAGCCATGATAGCCCAAGAGTTCAGCTCATCATCAGATTCAGACAATACTCCAAGATCTGTAAAGCAGAAGAGCCCATTCTGTTCTCTGATCGCAGACAGTGAAGTTCCAGCAGAAGAATGTGCCCATGATTCTATTCAAACATTGGACAAGAGTCCTTATAAACCCCTAGTTTCTGGAGACACAAGCACAGGTAGCATTGTCTCCTCGCCATTTGCAATCAACACAATTCAGGTCCAGTTTCCTCGTCCAACGGCTTTAACTCCAAAGAAATCATCAACTAAGAAACAGGCAACAATTCAGAAGATCATCCTTGCAGACATTAACAAGGAAAACATTGACAATAGTGGAAGGAAAGTGGAGcctaagaaaaataagacGAAGAAGCAGAACAACTATGAGGGTTTTAGCCTAAATAAGCTAAGGAAAGAATTCAAAGAACTACGTATTGCCAAAAATAACAACGGAGGAAGAAATGTCTCAGAG GTAGAAACTAGATCAGCATTACAGATATTGCCAGAGAATTAA